The following are encoded in a window of Lactobacillus acidophilus genomic DNA:
- the mgtA gene encoding magnesium-translocating P-type ATPase, protein MLKPAKKRSNVDIQRIQRIARESRSETLARLQASAEGLSTKKAEENRREYGKNEIRTNTNASKWRLLWESIATPFTVVLLVLTLLTIFTSYILVPQGNNDIDTILVMVIMLIISVGVNFAQKIRIAKVTEKILEMVSVTTNIRRDGKNVELPTDEVVVGDVINLSAGDMIPADMKLLTSKDLFCSSSYLDGDSEPVEKVANVSLKPSMLADYLNYPNILYEGMTVVSGSGSAIVFAVGNNTVFGKKVQHIFRKKVKVTLFDREIKQLAKILIVAAAILVPVLFLINGVTKGNWGESLIFALAAAVGLTPEVLPIIVNSNLTKGAIEMAKQGAVVKQMNAIQNIGSTDVFCIDKTGTLTQNKVVLERHYDLNMQEKPRILKFSYLNAYYQTGMEDLIDKAVIDAAGDELNVNEIQRDYNKIDEIPFDYIRKRMSVVVVDNDDHHGQHILVTKGAAEGMLNISSKVEVDGRIEKLTSAWREKILNQINELNDDGLRVLLIGYKVNPAPVGEFSAKDENDLTIIGYLAYLDPPKESTKEALQSLKDDNVNVKIFTGDNEAVTRAIALQVGLNVDTVYDGEQIEAATSEEMAKIVEKCDIFVHLTPELRTKIINALQKNGHIVGYMGDGNKDTLAMKVADVTVTSNNAVDITKESADIILEQKDLQLLEEMIITGRKVFSNTMKYIKTFLVTNFGSVITMVVASIILPFLPLLPLQLLILDLLYSISCLVIPFDSVSRSYVKKPQQWSIRKWPKFMFSFGPIPAIVDFIMMALMFYVICPRLVGPNYHHWVFISLFYSGMFIESLWTREMVIHTLRDERFPFFGQHATPIVFLVTFGIAIWGTALPSSSIAASLGMTDLPFDFLLVIFIIEVIYVLLTTIVKKIYLKNGKF, encoded by the coding sequence ATGTTAAAACCAGCTAAAAAACGATCAAATGTTGACATTCAAAGAATTCAGCGTATTGCTCGTGAATCGCGAAGTGAGACGCTGGCTAGATTACAAGCGAGTGCCGAAGGGCTTTCAACAAAGAAAGCTGAAGAAAACAGAAGAGAATACGGCAAAAATGAGATTAGAACAAATACTAATGCTTCAAAGTGGCGTTTATTGTGGGAATCTATTGCGACGCCATTTACTGTGGTGTTACTTGTTTTAACCTTATTAACGATTTTTACTAGCTATATTTTGGTGCCGCAAGGCAATAATGATATCGATACTATTTTGGTAATGGTCATTATGTTGATCATTTCTGTAGGTGTCAATTTTGCACAGAAAATTAGAATTGCTAAAGTAACGGAAAAGATACTGGAGATGGTTTCTGTTACAACCAATATTCGACGTGATGGTAAAAATGTAGAATTACCAACAGATGAAGTGGTTGTGGGAGACGTGATTAATTTATCTGCTGGTGACATGATTCCTGCAGATATGAAGCTTCTTACAAGTAAGGACTTGTTTTGTTCATCAAGTTATTTAGATGGTGATTCTGAACCAGTAGAAAAGGTGGCTAATGTTTCGCTTAAGCCGAGTATGTTGGCGGATTATTTGAATTATCCTAATATTCTTTATGAGGGAATGACGGTAGTATCAGGTTCAGGTAGTGCAATTGTCTTTGCCGTAGGAAATAACACAGTCTTCGGTAAAAAGGTACAACATATTTTCCGTAAGAAAGTTAAAGTAACATTATTTGATCGTGAAATTAAACAATTAGCTAAGATCTTAATTGTGGCAGCCGCAATTTTAGTACCCGTTTTATTTTTGATTAACGGAGTGACTAAAGGAAACTGGGGCGAAAGTTTGATTTTTGCTTTAGCAGCAGCAGTCGGCTTAACACCAGAAGTTTTGCCAATCATTGTGAATAGTAACTTAACTAAAGGTGCAATAGAGATGGCTAAACAAGGTGCCGTTGTCAAACAGATGAATGCAATTCAGAATATTGGCTCGACAGATGTTTTTTGTATCGACAAAACTGGAACTTTAACGCAGAATAAAGTGGTTTTAGAGCGTCACTATGACTTGAATATGCAAGAAAAGCCGCGTATTCTGAAATTTTCATATTTGAATGCATATTATCAAACGGGTATGGAAGATTTGATTGATAAAGCTGTTATTGATGCAGCTGGAGATGAATTAAACGTTAATGAAATTCAACGTGACTATAACAAGATTGATGAAATTCCTTTTGATTACATTAGAAAAAGAATGAGTGTTGTAGTCGTTGATAATGACGATCATCATGGTCAACATATTTTGGTGACTAAAGGCGCTGCAGAAGGGATGCTTAATATTTCAAGTAAGGTTGAGGTAGATGGTCGAATTGAAAAATTAACCTCGGCTTGGCGTGAAAAGATTTTAAATCAAATTAATGAATTAAATGATGATGGTTTAAGGGTCTTGCTTATTGGCTATAAAGTTAATCCAGCGCCTGTGGGTGAGTTTTCTGCGAAAGATGAAAATGATTTAACTATTATTGGTTATTTGGCATATCTTGATCCACCTAAAGAAAGTACTAAAGAAGCCTTACAAAGCCTGAAAGATGATAACGTTAATGTCAAAATTTTTACAGGTGATAATGAAGCCGTTACTCGAGCAATTGCTCTTCAAGTAGGACTAAATGTGGATACCGTCTATGATGGTGAACAAATTGAGGCGGCCACATCAGAAGAAATGGCTAAGATTGTTGAAAAGTGTGATATTTTTGTTCATCTAACCCCAGAATTAAGAACGAAAATTATCAATGCTTTGCAAAAAAATGGTCATATTGTTGGTTACATGGGTGATGGCAATAAAGATACTTTGGCAATGAAAGTGGCTGATGTCACTGTTACTTCAAATAATGCAGTTGATATTACCAAGGAATCGGCAGATATAATCCTTGAACAAAAAGATTTGCAACTATTGGAAGAAATGATTATTACTGGACGTAAGGTCTTTTCAAATACGATGAAGTATATCAAGACTTTTTTGGTAACCAATTTTGGCAGTGTTATCACAATGGTTGTAGCATCAATTATTTTGCCATTTTTGCCACTTCTTCCATTACAATTATTAATTTTAGATTTACTTTATAGTATCAGCTGTCTAGTTATTCCATTTGACAGTGTTTCAAGAAGTTATGTGAAAAAGCCACAGCAATGGTCAATTAGAAAATGGCCTAAATTTATGTTTTCGTTTGGTCCTATTCCTGCAATTGTTGATTTCATTATGATGGCTCTAATGTTCTATGTGATTTGTCCACGATTGGTAGGACCGAATTATCATCATTGGGTCTTTATTTCACTGTTTTATTCAGGAATGTTTATTGAATCACTGTGGACTAGAGAAATGGTAATTCATACTTTACGTGATGAGCGATTCCCATTCTTTGGCCAACATGCTACACCGATTGTATTTTTAGTTACATTTGGTATAGCTATTTGGGGGACAGCTCTTCCTTCATCAAGCATTGCAGCCAGCTTGGGAATGACAGATTTACCATTTGATTTTTTGTTAGTTATTTTCATTATTGAAGTAATTTATGTTTTATTGACGACAATCGTAAAAAAGATTTATTTGAAAAACGGAAAATTTTAG
- a CDS encoding TatD family hydrolase, with amino-acid sequence MELIDNHTHLNDEPFRGKEQYYLDRAKGLGVTKVICVGQDPEFNKRAVELAQKFDNVYAMVGYCPDIAKDYDQKAEDELIKQLKMPKVVALGEIGLDYYWDESPRDKQREVFKRQIEVAHDLKMPVNIHSRDAFEDCYDILKNSNLEYGAVLHNFNGGVDWLNKFLDLNIYFSYSGVVSFTKATEVHESAKVVPLDRLLIETDAPYLTPKPYRGKQNETGYVRYVAEAIAKLRDIPLKEVADVTYKNAVRVYGLK; translated from the coding sequence ATGGAGCTTATTGATAACCATACCCATTTAAACGATGAGCCTTTTCGTGGAAAAGAACAGTATTATCTTGATCGTGCTAAAGGCTTGGGCGTTACAAAGGTAATTTGTGTTGGTCAAGATCCTGAATTTAATAAGCGAGCTGTAGAATTAGCCCAAAAATTTGATAATGTTTATGCAATGGTAGGATACTGTCCTGATATTGCTAAAGATTATGATCAAAAAGCAGAAGATGAATTAATCAAGCAATTAAAAATGCCTAAGGTAGTTGCACTTGGTGAAATTGGCTTGGATTATTACTGGGATGAATCTCCACGTGATAAGCAGCGTGAAGTTTTTAAAAGACAGATTGAAGTTGCTCATGATTTGAAGATGCCAGTTAATATTCATAGTAGGGATGCGTTTGAAGACTGCTACGATATTTTAAAAAATAGCAATCTTGAATATGGAGCCGTTTTACATAACTTTAATGGTGGCGTAGATTGGTTGAATAAGTTTTTAGACTTAAATATCTATTTCTCATATTCTGGTGTTGTCTCTTTTACCAAAGCAACAGAAGTACATGAGAGTGCCAAAGTTGTTCCACTTGATCGCCTTTTGATTGAAACTGATGCGCCATATTTAACACCTAAGCCCTATCGAGGTAAACAAAATGAAACTGGATATGTGCGTTATGTTGCTGAAGCAATTGCTAAACTAAGAGATATTCCGCTTAAGGAAGTAGCTGATGTTACTTATAAAAATGCAGTGAGAGTTTATGGTCTTAAATAG
- the metG gene encoding methionine--tRNA ligase, giving the protein MADKDTFYITTPIYYPSGRLTIGNAYTTIAADTMARYKRSQGFDTFFLTGTDEHGLKIEQKAEAQGIKPKEFVDKMADSYKKLWKSLNISYDKFIRTTDEEHVKAVQKIFEKLLKKGDIYLGEYTGWYSVEDEEYFTESQLAEVYKDDNGNVIGGKAPSGHEVRLVKEPSYFFKMSKYADRLVEYYKEHPDFILPHSREKEMLNNFIKPGLEDLSVTRTTVNWGIPVPSDPKHVVYVWIDALSNYITALGYGSDNDALFKKYWPADVHLVGKEIVRFHTIYWPIMLMALDLPLPKHIIGHGWVLMKNGKMSKSKGNAVYPESLTSRYGVDPLRYYLMRALPFGADGIFTPEDFVERINYDLANDLGNLLNRTVSMINQYQNGQVAPVPVAQDKFGKELQDTAASVIADYREYMDSLHFSQALDSIWKLVARANKYIDETTPWVLNKEGKIEELSHVMSNLAESLRLIAVMIEPVMTETAPKMFEQLGLNWNDEDERKLAFNDFGWNTKVVEKPTPIFPRLKAEEEIKYIKDEMAKAKPKKTTRSEQKKTDEITIDDFDKVKIQVGQILSVEPVKGSSKLLMFKLDFGDGKERQILSGIRKFYPDASELLDKKVLAVTNLKPRKMLGHLSEGMLLSSEKDGEIKLALVEDEHANGAELG; this is encoded by the coding sequence ATGGCTGATAAAGATACTTTTTATATTACAACTCCAATTTACTATCCATCTGGTAGATTGACTATCGGTAACGCTTATACCACAATTGCAGCTGATACTATGGCTCGTTACAAACGTAGCCAAGGTTTTGATACATTTTTCTTAACTGGTACCGATGAACACGGTTTAAAAATTGAACAAAAGGCTGAAGCTCAAGGAATTAAACCTAAGGAATTTGTAGATAAGATGGCAGATTCTTACAAGAAATTGTGGAAGAGCTTGAATATTTCTTATGACAAGTTTATTAGAACTACTGATGAAGAACACGTTAAGGCTGTTCAAAAGATTTTTGAAAAGCTTTTAAAGAAAGGCGACATCTACTTAGGTGAATACACCGGTTGGTACTCAGTTGAAGATGAAGAATACTTTACTGAATCACAACTTGCTGAAGTATATAAAGACGATAATGGCAATGTTATCGGTGGTAAAGCTCCTAGTGGTCACGAAGTTCGTTTAGTTAAAGAACCATCATACTTTTTCAAGATGAGTAAATATGCTGATAGATTGGTTGAATACTACAAGGAACATCCTGATTTCATTTTGCCTCACTCACGTGAAAAAGAAATGCTTAATAACTTCATTAAGCCAGGACTGGAAGATCTTTCAGTAACTCGTACTACGGTTAACTGGGGTATTCCTGTTCCAAGTGATCCAAAACATGTAGTTTATGTATGGATTGATGCTCTTTCAAACTATATTACTGCATTAGGCTATGGCTCAGATAATGATGCTTTATTTAAGAAATACTGGCCTGCAGATGTTCACTTAGTAGGTAAGGAAATTGTCCGCTTCCACACTATTTATTGGCCAATCATGCTGATGGCTCTTGATTTGCCACTTCCAAAGCATATTATTGGTCACGGTTGGGTATTGATGAAGAATGGTAAGATGTCTAAATCTAAAGGCAACGCAGTTTACCCAGAGTCACTTACTAGTCGTTACGGCGTTGACCCACTTCGTTACTATTTAATGCGTGCACTTCCATTTGGTGCAGATGGTATCTTTACTCCAGAAGACTTTGTTGAAAGAATTAACTATGATCTAGCAAATGACTTAGGGAACTTATTAAACCGTACTGTATCAATGATTAATCAATATCAAAACGGTCAAGTAGCCCCAGTTCCAGTAGCACAAGATAAATTCGGCAAAGAATTGCAAGATACTGCTGCTAGTGTAATTGCTGACTATAGAGAATACATGGACTCACTCCACTTCTCACAAGCATTAGATAGCATCTGGAAACTTGTTGCACGTGCTAATAAATACATCGATGAAACTACTCCTTGGGTACTTAATAAGGAAGGCAAGATTGAAGAACTTTCACATGTAATGTCTAATTTGGCAGAAAGTCTTCGCTTGATTGCAGTTATGATTGAACCAGTTATGACTGAAACAGCACCTAAGATGTTTGAGCAACTTGGCTTGAACTGGAATGATGAAGATGAAAGAAAATTAGCATTTAATGACTTTGGCTGGAATACTAAGGTGGTTGAAAAGCCAACTCCAATCTTCCCACGTCTTAAAGCTGAAGAAGAAATTAAGTACATCAAAGATGAAATGGCTAAAGCTAAGCCAAAGAAGACCACTAGAAGTGAACAAAAGAAGACCGACGAAATTACTATTGATGACTTTGATAAGGTAAAGATTCAAGTAGGCCAAATTTTATCAGTAGAACCCGTTAAGGGATCAAGTAAGCTTTTGATGTTTAAGCTCGACTTTGGTGATGGTAAAGAACGTCAAATTTTAAGTGGTATCCGTAAGTTTTATCCAGATGCTAGTGAACTTTTAGATAAAAAGGTATTAGCTGTTACTAACTTGAAGCCACGTAAGATGCTAGGTCATTTAAGTGAAGGCATGCTTTTATCTAGTGAAAAAGATGGCGAGATTAAGTTAGCTTTAGTTGAAGATGAACATGCAAATGGAGCTGAATTAGGTTAA
- a CDS encoding ComE operon protein 2 produces MHDRIPWKQYFMMQALVIAQRSTCNRALVGSVLVKDNRIIGTGYNGSVSGQPHCDEVGHQMVDGHCVRTIHSEMNAIIQCAKFGVSTDGTEIYVTHFPCYNCCKSLLQAGIKKINYYFDYRDNPLAMKLLHDCGVPYEQIKIDRKYVEGLAHKLEEDEN; encoded by the coding sequence ATGCACGATCGAATCCCTTGGAAACAATATTTTATGATGCAGGCACTGGTTATTGCCCAACGGTCAACTTGTAATCGGGCGTTAGTAGGTAGCGTTTTAGTTAAGGATAATCGCATCATTGGGACAGGTTATAATGGCTCTGTTTCAGGTCAACCTCACTGTGATGAAGTAGGCCATCAGATGGTTGATGGGCACTGCGTTAGAACTATTCATTCAGAGATGAATGCAATTATTCAATGTGCAAAATTTGGTGTTTCAACAGATGGTACTGAAATTTATGTAACGCATTTTCCTTGCTATAATTGCTGTAAATCTTTACTTCAAGCAGGTATTAAAAAGATAAACTATTATTTTGACTATCGCGATAATCCATTAGCAATGAAACTGCTTCATGATTGCGGGGTACCATATGAACAAATTAAGATCGATCGAAAATACGTGGAAGGCTTGGCCCATAAACTTGAAGAAGACGAGAATTAA
- a CDS encoding TPM domain-containing protein, translating to MGLLAVFLTTTGFVQSNIEDNAHILNKETKTLINEKNNRYLQTKEQPQIVVITVKKLNKLTPKTLDHSKRTVFIVVGQKGSKRNVQIFSTKDLHGAFTADARANILRAEVDQLRSQNNAKFNQGLRFVFRACATKVDQQYQYALDKYDLTSSEQNKISHPHSVALPIALALAFLIMGIVYVLKKFGHRNSEPHN from the coding sequence ATTGGTTTACTAGCTGTATTTTTAACGACTACAGGATTTGTACAATCAAATATTGAAGATAATGCACATATTTTAAATAAAGAGACGAAGACTCTAATTAATGAAAAAAATAATCGCTATCTTCAAACTAAAGAACAGCCACAAATTGTGGTAATTACGGTTAAAAAATTAAATAAGTTAACTCCTAAGACATTAGATCATTCTAAGCGCACCGTTTTTATTGTGGTAGGGCAAAAGGGAAGCAAAAGAAATGTTCAAATCTTTTCAACTAAAGATTTACATGGTGCTTTTACTGCTGATGCTAGAGCTAATATTTTACGGGCTGAAGTTGATCAATTACGTAGTCAAAATAATGCTAAATTCAACCAGGGACTACGTTTTGTTTTTAGAGCCTGTGCGACTAAAGTTGATCAGCAGTATCAATATGCTTTAGATAAATATGATTTAACTAGTAGTGAACAAAATAAGATATCTCATCCACATAGTGTAGCGCTACCTATTGCTTTAGCACTTGCATTTTTGATCATGGGAATTGTTTATGTATTAAAAAAATTTGGTCATCGAAATTCCGAACCACACAATTAG